A genomic segment from Gracilimonas sediminicola encodes:
- a CDS encoding ERF family protein translates to MSKGLKTKIFEIRNTIGKLIKDKENPFYHSAYFDINSLLDETHGFFETNKLLLTQPIKNGEVYSIIEDLETGDTMESSIPLPNIEDPQKIGSAITYYRRYTLKALLALSEEDDDANKASSKKKPVGKSQYDDKPWLNKTEFKSDKLTEDWKNVTNALSSGKCDMAYVYSKFKVNKDLKAELESIANKNGVPA, encoded by the coding sequence ATGAGTAAAGGATTAAAGACTAAAATATTTGAGATACGAAACACGATAGGTAAGCTGATTAAGGATAAAGAAAATCCATTCTATCACAGCGCTTACTTCGACATCAACTCGTTGCTTGATGAAACGCACGGGTTTTTTGAGACCAACAAACTACTACTTACACAGCCCATTAAAAACGGTGAGGTGTACTCCATTATTGAGGACTTGGAAACTGGTGATACAATGGAGTCATCTATTCCGCTTCCAAACATTGAGGACCCTCAAAAGATAGGTTCTGCCATCACTTATTACAGGCGATATACGCTAAAGGCGCTATTAGCACTATCAGAAGAGGATGATGATGCAAATAAGGCTTCAAGCAAAAAGAAGCCGGTCGGCAAAAGCCAATATGATGATAAGCCGTGGCTAAACAAGACTGAGTTTAAGTCAGATAAGCTCACTGAGGACTGGAAAAATGTAACGAATGCCCTTAGTAGTGGCAAATGTGATATGGCTTACGTGTACTCGAAATTCAAGGTCAATAAAGACTTGAAGGCAGAGCTTGAAAGCATAGCGAATAAAAACGGTGTTCCTGCATGA
- a CDS encoding DUF1367 family protein, translated as MKLWVSKQSGKLFPVDVEAQVRMNKLPAGEPIMIKYSKVRNPRHHRKYFAFFNKVYENLPEHLESNWPDVNSFRKAMEMYSGFFTETINLKGERFLMPKSIAYEKLDEMAFSELHNKVKTTIGTRI; from the coding sequence ATGAAACTCTGGGTATCAAAACAAAGCGGAAAGTTATTTCCTGTTGATGTAGAAGCTCAGGTTCGGATGAATAAGCTTCCTGCAGGTGAACCGATTATGATTAAGTACAGCAAGGTTCGCAATCCTCGCCATCACCGTAAATACTTCGCCTTTTTTAACAAGGTGTATGAGAATCTGCCTGAGCACCTGGAATCAAACTGGCCTGATGTAAACAGCTTTCGCAAAGCTATGGAAATGTATTCAGGGTTCTTTACAGAGACTATAAACCTTAAAGGCGAACGGTTTCTGATGCCCAAATCTATTGCTTATGAGAAGCTGGATGAAATGGCTTTTTCAGAACTACATAATAAAGTTAAGACAACGATAGGTACACGGATTTGA